Part of the Rhodohalobacter sp. SW132 genome is shown below.
CGGTTTCAGGATTCCCTTCAGATCATCGTGCGGATATTCCACCGTTTCCTCACCATGTTTCCGCTTGATATAGTCGGGTATAAACTGCATCGGACCGGGACGATAAAGCGCGTTCATGGCGATCAGGTCATTTATCGACTCCGGTTTCAGATCCTTGAGGTGCTTCCGCATCCCTTCTGATTCAAACTGAAACACGCCCACGGTGAGTCCTTTTTTGAAAAACTCAAACGTCTGTTCATCATCCAGCGGGATATCGTCCAGGTTGTACTCAACACCGTGATTATCCTTCACCTGCTGGATCGCCGTTTTCAAAATCGAAAGCGTCTTGAGGCCGAGGAAATCCATCTTCAGCATCCCGGCATCTTCAATATATTTTCCGTCGAATTGCGTCACATACAGATCGGCATCTTTTGCTGTAGCGATCGGGATGTAGTTGGTCAGTTTATCCGGCGCGATGATCACCCCAGCCGCGTGGATTCCTGTATTCCGGACCGATCCCTCCAGCGTCTCCGCCATCTTCAGGGTCTGTCCTTCGAGATCATCTTTCTTTTTAATCTCTTGAAGATCGCGAACCTCCTTGATCGCATCTTCCAGCGAGATACCGATCGTATCCGGGATCAACTTGGCGATCCGGTCGGCATCCGGCAGCGGCAGATCCAGTACACGTGCCACATCACGGACCGATGACCGCGCCGCCATCGAACCGAACGTGATGATATGTGCCACCTGAGATTTTCCGTACTTATCCACCACGTAATCGATCACGCGCTGGCGTCCGTCATCATCAAAATCGATATCGATATCCGGCATCGACACACGTTCCGGGTTCAGGAACCGCTCAAAAAGCAGGTCGTATTTCAGCGGGTCAATATTGGTGATGCCCGTGCAGTACGCCACCACCGATCCCGCCGCCGAACCACGCCCCGGACCTACATACACTTCCATCTCGCGCGCTTTGGCGATAAAATCCTGTACAATCAAAAAGTAGCCGGCAAAGCCCATTGTTTTGATGATATTCAGCTCGTGATCGATCCGATCCATCACCTCACCATCCAGCTCATCGTACCGCTCTTTGGCACCTTCAATGGTAAGATGACGCAGGTAATCATCTTCCGTCTCAAATGGACCAGGCAGGGTAAAGTTGGGAAGAATCACGTCGCGTTTCAGTTCAAGCGGTTCCACCTTGTCCACAATCTCCTGCGTATTGGTGATCGCCTGCGGAACATCGGCAAAGAGGGCTTTCATCTCCTCCTGCGTTTTGAAATAAAACTGGTCGTTCGGGAACCCAAAGCGGTAACCGCGCCCTCGCCCAATCGGTGTGCTCATCAGTTCGCCATTATCGATACAGAGCAGCGCATCATGTGCTTTCGCATCTTCCTGCTCCATATAGAACAGGTTGTTTGTGGCGATCACTTTAACATCGTACTTTTTCGCAAATTTGAGCAGCACGCTGTTCACCCGCTCCTCCTCTTCCAGGCCGTGGCGCATCAGTTCGATGTAGAGATCATCGCCAAACAGGTCGATCCACCACTGCAGTGCTTCCTCGGCAAACTCCTCTCCCTTATTCAGAATCAGGTCGGGAATCTCGCCTTGCAACCCTCCGGTTGTGGCGATCAATCCTTCCCGATACTTTTTCACCAGCTCCCGGTCGATCCGCGGGAATTTGTAATAGTACCCCTCAATAAAACCGAGCGAGCACATCTCCGCCAGGTTTTGATATCCCTCACGATTTTTGGCCAGAAACACCTGCTGATGCCGCTTGTCGCGATTATCGCGTGTAAATTTTTTCTGATGGCGATCTTCCACAAAATAGCACTCACACCCGATAATCGGCTTGATACCGGCCGAATGCGCCTTCTGCACAAAACTAAAAATGCCGTACATATTCCCGAGATCGGTAAGCGCCACGGCAGGCATCCCATCTTTTTTCGCTTTATCGATCAAGTCATCAATACCGGCCGCTGCTTCTAAAACCGAAAATTTGGAGTGGGTATGCAGATGGCTGAACGAACCCGTAATTTTTTCACCGTCGGCTGCCTCTGCCGGCAGATCAATTGCGGAATCGTCCTCATCCGCCTCGCCGGTCACGCCTCTGCGCCGCAGCTCCTCCACCTTTGGCATGTAGTGGGCCGGATTGATCCACTCCCTGGGAGATTTGGTATCCAGCTCCAGGTCGTTTGGCAGGTTTGGTTTGATAACGCCCAGCTGAACCAGCTCCAGAAACGCACGCGCGGTGGCATCCACATCAGCCGCAGCATTGTGAGCCTCCTCGAAGCCCACATCAAACAGTTTATCGTGCAGTTCGGCAAGCGTAGGCCATTTGTAGCGACCGCGTCCGCCCGGAATCGCACAAAATTCAGTTGATTCATCCTTGGTATCAATCGGAACTTTTTTGTCAAGCGGATTCTCCCGCTCCATCCGCAGGTATTCCGATCCCATAATATTGAGATCGAACTCCAGGTTGTGGCCTACCACAAATGTAGTTCGCTCAACATCCCGATTAAATGCATCCATCACTTCTTCCAGCGGAACGCCCTCCTCCCGTGCCCGTTCGGTAGAGATTCCGTGTACCTTTTCAGAGTTAAAAGGAATTGTAAAACCATCGGGCTGAACAATATAGTCCCCCTCCGAGACCAATTTACCGGTGTGATCGTGGAGCTGCCAGGCAAGCTGCACACAGCGCGGCCAGTTGTCGAAATCTGTCAGCGGTGCGGAGTAGTTATCGGGAAGGCCGGTGGTTTCGGTGTCAAAAATCAGGTACATAAAAGGAGATTACTGATGGATGATTTTGCTATATCGTACGCTTCAAATATAAACGAGATTTGAACCATTCACAGGTTAAAATCGGAGGAATTTCCGGGATCAGGTTTCTTTTATTTTAATCGTTTCTAAAATTCCCTCAATACTAATAGAAATGTACAGATGACATTCAAAGACGGATATTTGACTGATTCTTACTTTGTCAACTTAAAGCAATAATTCTTTACCTTGAATATCTAATCAGGAACAAACAATGTTTTACAAACCCTCATTTATTTTTCGTCAAATATCAATTAGATTGGAATTGATATATTTAAAATAATTTTTAATTGATTCATCATGAGAAATTTAGCCATACTCGTTCTTTCCATTTTTATGCTGCAGCTTTCTTCAAATGAAATTTCTGCTCAGGTTGGACAAGAAATAAATACGTATCAAATGATTCAGGACCTTTCCCCTGGCTATATGGAAAGGTTTGAAAAAGAAATAGATGCTGATGGTTCCCCATATCTGTTCAATGAATTTCTTTCCGGCTCCTTAACATTCATGAATGGTAAAACTGTGAGCGATGTCCCTCTTCGATTCAATATTCATGAAGAGAATGTTCAGTTTCAGAATAATGGTAACATCTTCGTTCTGGATGCCGAGGTTATCAATAAAATAGAAATCACAGGTCAGAATGAAACCATTACATTACAAAAAGGGTTTGATGCCCGGCGGTTGAGTGAGAATAACTTTGTTGAAATTCTCGCAGATGGAGATGCAAAATTTATGGTCAAGTATTCAGCCACCCTCAGACAGGCGAATGCAAATTATGGGGCGTCAGCAAACACCAATGAGTTCTCAACTACTGAAACTTATTATGTTAAGTTTGGGAATGAAGATACAGAAAGATTGAGGCGTCTGAATGAACGACGAGTTTTACGCGTTTTTCCTGATCATTCAGATGAAATTGAACAATTTGTAAACAACAACAATCTTCAACTCGATAATGCAGATGATGTAGCTGCTCTATTCAAATACTATAATTCGCTATAAAGAACATACGTTGCATTACACCTCACGCATCAAGAATCAAACCATTCCTTACTATTTTTATGTCTAAGCTACTGCTATACCCACTTCTGATCGTTTCTCTTATATTAATTTCATGTTCAGGTACTACCAATCAATACATTTCACCGGATTACGAAGATCAGAATTTAAATGATTCTGTATCTATTTTTAAAATTGAAGAGTCAGATTTCTCTGAAACCAATCCCGATCATACGTTTGGAACTCTGAGTGCAGCAGAAACTTCGCTTTTCAATGAACGACTTTTTGAACTTTTTTCTGAGGCTACTGCAGCGGAAGTTACCCAACATTTGAATTTTTCAGATTTTCCGGATTTAACCTTTCAAGTACGCCATTTTGATCAAAATGGTACCTCTCTTCATATCCTTGCACCGGAAAAAGGCTCTAAGCTAACCAATGATGGTGATGGGGTATCTCCAAGATTTGTTTTACTTTTAGATGGGTACAATTTCAATATATTTCAGGATTTGGCACCTGGTTTTTCATATGGCGGCCATGAACCTGAAACGGTTACCAAAGCAAATTTTGAGACCAAATATTTAATTTGGGATAACCAGATACAGGATGCTGTTGGATGGGGGAAAGTGAATTCAGAACAGGTTGTAAATCTTGCTCAAATCAATGAAGAGTATGATAATCTTATTTTACAGACCATTAAAGAGATGATTCCACGTAGCCCTTTCGCCCCGCGCAGAAGTTAAAATCAGGAATCATCCGTATCACGGATCAACGAGCTCCAGCTCTCGGCAAACAGATCACGCGATGTATTAAAGCTGTCGTTGTGGCCTCCCTGCAGTTCCACAAAACGGGCATTTTTAGTTTCTGAAGCGATCTCATAAAGTCTTTTCCCGTGACGGATATTTACAATCCGGTCACTGCTTCCGTGCATCACCAAAACCGTATCAATACGGCTGGTGCGCAGATCTTCATCCACGGGAAATTGGATCGGGACTAAAAATCCCGGCACAAACGGGTAGACATCCGAAGCGATCTCTTTTCCATTGATGAATGATGAATCCAGCACCAGGGCCCGGCCATCAAACTCAGCCGCCTGCCGGGCTGCGACTGCCCCGCCCAAAGATCGGCCGTAAAAAATCATCCTCTCCGGCGGAATGCCTGCTTCTTCTTCCAGATAATTCACTACGGCAATGCCGTCAGTGTAAATTCCGGCTTCATCAGGCGATCCCTCACTGTTGCCATATCCGCGATAATCATATAAAAATACAGCCGCACCCTGGTTTACAATCGTTTCAGCAATCCCGATTCTTCCGCTGATATTACCCGCATTCCCGTGAGAATATATCACTACGGGCTGCTCACTGGCATCCCCGATTAACCAGCCGTGGATGGTTACGCCATCAGGCGTTTCAATATAATGTTCACTCCATTCCAACCCGAGCCTGTCCGGCGAATCGATCATTTGGCCCGAAGGGTGAAATATTATTTGATTTTGAAACATAATGAGTGCTCCTACCAGCAAAAGATAACCGGCTCCGATCCAAAGAATAAGTTTCACTACAACTTTAAAGCTCATAGAAATACTTTAGAATGATGGCATGACTCAATTTACCCTCATCAAATTCAACATTCGATGGCGGAGCAGAATTCACTTCTGCTGTTTATCAAACCGAAATTTTCGCCTTTTAGCACGCTTACCGCTTTACGGAAAAGTATTTAAATGATTCTTCGGTCACATTTTCAATTTTCACTACATCTACAGATTTAACTTTTGCAGCTACCGGACCCGATTTTAGTCTATTTTCCAGTTCATCCACTTGCTCTTCTTCACCTTCCAAAACCGCCTCAACATCGCCATTTCGTAAATTTTTCACCCAGCCGTTTACACCCAGACCACGTGCGTTTTGCTTCGTAAAATGACGAAAACCCACGCCCTGAACTCTGCCCGAAATCAAAAGCTGTTTCTGAATTTTACCCATAATCGTTCAAACTTTTTTATCTTGCTCTATTGCGGAGCATTCTTAAATTAAATGTACACATGACTCTAACACAA
Proteins encoded:
- a CDS encoding alpha/beta hydrolase, whose translation is MSFKVVVKLILWIGAGYLLLVGALIMFQNQIIFHPSGQMIDSPDRLGLEWSEHYIETPDGVTIHGWLIGDASEQPVVIYSHGNAGNISGRIGIAETIVNQGAAVFLYDYRGYGNSEGSPDEAGIYTDGIAVVNYLEEEAGIPPERMIFYGRSLGGAVAARQAAEFDGRALVLDSSFINGKEIASDVYPFVPGFLVPIQFPVDEDLRTSRIDTVLVMHGSSDRIVNIRHGKRLYEIASETKNARFVELQGGHNDSFNTSRDLFAESWSSLIRDTDDS
- a CDS encoding acylphosphatase, producing MGKIQKQLLISGRVQGVGFRHFTKQNARGLGVNGWVKNLRNGDVEAVLEGEEEQVDELENRLKSGPVAAKVKSVDVVKIENVTEESFKYFSVKR
- the dnaE gene encoding DNA polymerase III subunit alpha, which translates into the protein MYLIFDTETTGLPDNYSAPLTDFDNWPRCVQLAWQLHDHTGKLVSEGDYIVQPDGFTIPFNSEKVHGISTERAREEGVPLEEVMDAFNRDVERTTFVVGHNLEFDLNIMGSEYLRMERENPLDKKVPIDTKDESTEFCAIPGGRGRYKWPTLAELHDKLFDVGFEEAHNAAADVDATARAFLELVQLGVIKPNLPNDLELDTKSPREWINPAHYMPKVEELRRRGVTGEADEDDSAIDLPAEAADGEKITGSFSHLHTHSKFSVLEAAAGIDDLIDKAKKDGMPAVALTDLGNMYGIFSFVQKAHSAGIKPIIGCECYFVEDRHQKKFTRDNRDKRHQQVFLAKNREGYQNLAEMCSLGFIEGYYYKFPRIDRELVKKYREGLIATTGGLQGEIPDLILNKGEEFAEEALQWWIDLFGDDLYIELMRHGLEEEERVNSVLLKFAKKYDVKVIATNNLFYMEQEDAKAHDALLCIDNGELMSTPIGRGRGYRFGFPNDQFYFKTQEEMKALFADVPQAITNTQEIVDKVEPLELKRDVILPNFTLPGPFETEDDYLRHLTIEGAKERYDELDGEVMDRIDHELNIIKTMGFAGYFLIVQDFIAKAREMEVYVGPGRGSAAGSVVAYCTGITNIDPLKYDLLFERFLNPERVSMPDIDIDFDDDGRQRVIDYVVDKYGKSQVAHIITFGSMAARSSVRDVARVLDLPLPDADRIAKLIPDTIGISLEDAIKEVRDLQEIKKKDDLEGQTLKMAETLEGSVRNTGIHAAGVIIAPDKLTNYIPIATAKDADLYVTQFDGKYIEDAGMLKMDFLGLKTLSILKTAIQQVKDNHGVEYNLDDIPLDDEQTFEFFKKGLTVGVFQFESEGMRKHLKDLKPESINDLIAMNALYRPGPMQFIPDYIKRKHGEETVEYPHDDLKGILKPTHGIMVYQEQIMMVAQKMGGYSLGEADVLRRIMGKKKADLLPPEEKKFMNQAQDLGYSKEVAKDVFDKMALFAGYGFNKSHSAAYSVVAYQTMYFKANYTAEYMAAVLSHNMNDIKKVSFFIEECQRVDIPVDPPNINTAEGKFVVRDGRVQYGMSAIKGVGSNAIEQIAEERKKEGEFRSIFDFASRIDTRVCNRRTIESLVQAGAFDTLHDNRAQLLASVEDIISYASRKQEEKRLNQASLFGGDSGAGSGFDEPKLRDCPKWTNIERLNRERELIGFYLSGHPLDRYREDIRLFASHTLAEEKIGQMSDREQIKIVGIITGVKQISDKKGRPMAFVQIEDLQGAMEVLVFSDVFDRHQGLLTPDTIVLLDGTLSLRGGQPKIMANTLERVQNLREKFQNQLMLKLRLETSLLTKDDLNEMATLMSIHKGETPVTLRVLSKHAKGPLNMSVRKFVVEPNNELLNGLRNIVGKESVQLTRTS